A single genomic interval of Amycolatopsis albispora harbors:
- a CDS encoding SDR family NAD(P)-dependent oxidoreductase, with the protein MSRTAVITGAGSRRGIGRATAHTLAAAGWAVAVLDVDEPAAKDAAGEIAAAHGVSALGVHCDVTDAGSVDRALTAVEAGLPEVGALVNNAGITSPTRFLDVTDEEWERIFAVNVRGSYLVTKRVAPGMADRGFGRIVNLSSVSAERGGGVFGGVAYSAAKAALLGFSRALARELGPRGITVNSVAPGLVDTDITAGKLDPDRKAAMVADIPMGRTGTVTDVADVIAFLCRPESSYLTGVTYDINGGSHIH; encoded by the coding sequence ATGTCTCGTACCGCTGTGATCACCGGCGCCGGGTCCCGCCGCGGGATCGGCCGCGCCACCGCGCACACGCTCGCCGCGGCGGGCTGGGCCGTGGCCGTGCTCGACGTCGACGAGCCCGCCGCGAAGGACGCCGCCGGGGAAATCGCCGCCGCCCACGGGGTTTCCGCGCTGGGCGTGCACTGCGACGTCACGGACGCGGGCAGCGTCGACCGCGCGCTGACGGCCGTGGAAGCCGGACTGCCCGAAGTCGGCGCGCTGGTGAACAACGCCGGGATCACCTCCCCCACCCGCTTTCTCGATGTCACCGACGAGGAATGGGAACGGATCTTCGCGGTCAACGTCCGCGGCAGCTACCTGGTCACCAAGCGCGTCGCACCCGGTATGGCCGACCGCGGTTTCGGCCGGATCGTGAACCTGTCCTCCGTGTCCGCCGAGCGCGGCGGCGGGGTTTTCGGCGGCGTCGCGTATTCGGCGGCGAAGGCGGCCCTGCTCGGCTTTTCCCGTGCGCTGGCAAGGGAACTCGGCCCGCGTGGGATCACCGTGAACTCCGTCGCCCCCGGTCTGGTGGACACCGACATCACCGCGGGCAAGCTCGACCCGGACCGCAAGGCCGCCATGGTCGCCGACATCCCGATGGGCCGCACCGGCACGGTCACCGACGTCGCCGACGTGATCGCGTTCCTGTGCCGTCCGGAGTCGAGCTACCTGACCGGCGTCACCTACGACATCAACGGTGGCTCGCATATCCACTGA
- a CDS encoding FAD-dependent monooxygenase, which yields MSERGRVLVVGMGVSGLAVAGRLRRAGWQPVLVERAPARRSGGYFVALFGAGQAAARRLGLAEHLHDRTSDRQALALDRSGRARPGMSLSELPTKPWLMLRGDVEKAAYAVLPDDVEVRYSTVPTAIEQDADGVTVTLADLVAGTSATERFDLVVGADGLRSTVRSLVFGPHERYLHRLGYLIAAFEYPGTLPGLAPGQGATLLEPHRSLWVFAFADHHPTILLSYRTEDVDAEFTRPPAESVRAAFGPQPPGSLLSAAFEELERADAVLFDSAEQVRLDTWHRGRVVLLGDAAWCVTLYAGMGVSSGLAGADLLGTMLERHPDDVTAALREWEHGLRPYLDYYQENAPADRRIFVADNRWQIRLRRAMPVLGRTRLGRRLADRIMRVDDLVTYKGSDIVGAVLGEVPSPFPERARYA from the coding sequence ATGAGCGAACGTGGTCGGGTCCTGGTGGTGGGCATGGGCGTCAGCGGGCTCGCGGTGGCGGGCCGGTTGCGCCGGGCCGGCTGGCAGCCGGTGCTCGTGGAGCGGGCACCGGCGCGCCGGTCCGGCGGTTACTTCGTGGCCCTGTTCGGCGCGGGTCAGGCGGCCGCGCGCCGCCTCGGCCTGGCCGAGCACCTGCACGACCGCACGTCGGACCGGCAGGCGCTGGCGCTCGACCGGTCCGGGCGCGCGCGGCCGGGAATGTCACTCTCCGAGCTGCCGACCAAACCGTGGCTGATGTTGCGCGGTGACGTGGAGAAGGCGGCGTACGCGGTGCTTCCGGACGACGTGGAAGTGCGGTATTCGACCGTGCCGACCGCCATCGAGCAGGACGCCGACGGGGTCACCGTCACCCTGGCCGACCTGGTCGCGGGCACCTCGGCGACCGAGCGGTTCGACCTCGTCGTCGGCGCCGACGGGCTGCGTTCCACCGTGCGCTCGCTGGTCTTCGGCCCCCACGAGCGGTACCTGCACCGGCTCGGCTACCTGATCGCCGCGTTCGAATACCCCGGCACCCTCCCCGGACTCGCGCCCGGGCAAGGCGCCACGCTGCTCGAACCACACCGCTCGCTGTGGGTGTTCGCCTTCGCCGACCACCACCCGACGATCCTGCTCAGCTACCGAACCGAAGACGTGGACGCCGAGTTCACCCGGCCACCGGCCGAGAGCGTGCGAGCGGCGTTCGGCCCGCAGCCGCCCGGCAGCCTGCTGTCCGCGGCTTTCGAAGAACTCGAGCGCGCCGACGCGGTGCTGTTCGATTCGGCCGAGCAGGTGCGCCTGGACACCTGGCACCGCGGCCGGGTGGTCCTGCTGGGCGACGCCGCGTGGTGCGTGACGCTCTACGCCGGGATGGGCGTGTCGTCCGGGCTGGCCGGGGCCGACCTGCTGGGCACCATGCTCGAACGGCATCCCGACGACGTCACCGCGGCACTACGCGAGTGGGAACACGGACTGCGCCCGTATCTGGACTACTACCAGGAAAACGCGCCCGCCGACCGCCGGATCTTCGTGGCGGACAACCGGTGGCAGATCCGGCTGCGGCGGGCCATGCCCGTGCTCGGCCGGACCCGGCTCGGGCGGCGACTGGCCGACCGGATCATGCGCGTCGACGATCTGGTGACCTACAAGGGGTCGGATATCGTCGGGGCGGTGCTGGGCGAGGTGCCCTCACCGTTCCCGGAAAGAGCGAGGTATGCCTGA
- a CDS encoding TetR/AcrR family transcriptional regulator yields MPELPEHGSPKAARILAAAGELLLSRGCKGFTVADVATRAHVGKGTVYLYWKTKEELLVGLIGRDFLGLADDVTARVTADPDLARPSRLCSDMLRVGAEHPFVRALQHGDDDLLGVLAEDPRSVRLLDTLGPEGVMRAILPVWRANGLARADWPLEDQVLALQALTTGFIALSANPANRRSPAELERVFAESVTALLGPERATARQLQATVTDGLAYLAKARATALDLITQSAAA; encoded by the coding sequence ATGCCTGAACTGCCCGAGCACGGCTCACCCAAGGCGGCGCGCATTCTCGCCGCCGCCGGTGAACTGCTGCTCAGCCGTGGCTGCAAGGGCTTCACCGTGGCCGACGTCGCGACCCGGGCGCACGTCGGCAAGGGCACCGTCTACCTGTACTGGAAAACCAAGGAAGAGCTGCTGGTCGGCCTGATCGGCCGTGACTTCCTCGGCCTGGCCGACGACGTGACCGCCCGCGTCACCGCCGATCCCGACCTGGCCCGGCCGTCGCGGCTGTGCTCGGACATGCTCCGCGTCGGCGCCGAGCACCCGTTCGTGCGGGCACTGCAACACGGCGACGACGACCTGCTGGGCGTGCTCGCCGAAGACCCGCGCTCGGTCCGGCTGCTCGACACGCTGGGACCCGAAGGCGTCATGCGCGCCATCCTGCCGGTGTGGCGAGCCAACGGCCTGGCCCGCGCCGACTGGCCGCTCGAGGACCAGGTGCTCGCCTTGCAGGCGCTCACCACCGGCTTCATCGCCCTCTCCGCCAACCCCGCGAACCGCCGCTCGCCCGCTGAGCTGGAACGCGTTTTCGCCGAGTCGGTCACCGCCCTGCTGGGCCCGGAACGGGCCACCGCCAGGCAGCTCCAGGCCACCGTCACCGACGGCCTGGCCTATCTCGCCAAGGCACGCGCCACCGCACTGGACCTGATCACCCAGTCCGCCGCGGCCTAG
- a CDS encoding ABC transporter ATP-binding protein → MTAERARGPAIHVRGLEKSYKAVQVLRGVDFDVARGSIFALLGSNGAGKTTVVKILSTLLKADAGSASVHGHDVAAQSAQVRESISLTGQFAAVDDILTGRENLVLVARLRHLKAPGKIADDLLKRFSLTDAGARRVATYSGGMRRRLDIAMSLIGDPPIVFLDEPTTGLDPQARLEVWQAVKELAARGTTVLLTTQYLDEAEQLADRIAILHQGRILVDGTLAELKQLLPPAKVEYVEKQPTLEEVFLSLVGDNGKEA, encoded by the coding sequence ATGACAGCCGAACGGGCCAGGGGGCCGGCGATCCACGTGCGGGGCCTGGAGAAGTCCTACAAAGCGGTGCAGGTGCTGCGCGGCGTCGACTTCGACGTGGCACGCGGCAGCATCTTCGCCCTGCTCGGCTCCAACGGAGCGGGCAAGACCACGGTGGTGAAGATCCTGTCCACGCTGCTCAAGGCCGACGCGGGCAGCGCGAGCGTCCACGGTCACGACGTGGCCGCCCAATCCGCCCAGGTGCGCGAGTCGATCAGCCTGACCGGGCAGTTCGCCGCCGTCGACGACATCCTCACCGGGCGGGAGAACCTGGTGCTGGTCGCCCGGCTGCGCCACCTCAAAGCACCCGGCAAGATCGCCGACGACCTGCTCAAGCGCTTCTCGCTGACCGACGCCGGCGCACGCCGGGTGGCGACCTACTCCGGCGGCATGCGCCGCCGCCTCGACATCGCGATGAGCCTGATCGGCGACCCGCCGATCGTCTTCCTCGACGAACCCACCACCGGACTCGACCCGCAGGCCCGCCTCGAGGTGTGGCAGGCGGTCAAGGAACTCGCCGCGCGGGGCACCACGGTGCTGCTGACCACGCAGTACCTGGACGAGGCCGAGCAGCTCGCCGACCGGATCGCCATCCTGCACCAAGGCCGCATCCTGGTCGACGGCACGCTCGCCGAGCTCAAGCAGCTGCTCCCGCCCGCGAAGGTCGAATACGTCGAAAAGCAGCCCACCCTCGAGGAAGTCTTCCTCTCCCTGGTCGGCGACAACGGCAAGGAAGCATGA
- a CDS encoding ABC transporter permease has product MSAHFFGDTTVLLGRSLRHITRSLDTIITTALMPIAMMLMFVYVFGGAINTGSASYVNYLLPGILLITVASGISYTAFRLFMDMQRGIFERFQSMPIARSSVLWAHVLTSLVANLISLVIVVGVALLMGFRSSAGILDWLAVAGILLLFTLALTWLAVIPGLTAKSVDGASAFSYPLIFLPFLSSAFVPTTTMPGPVRAFAEHQPVTSIVNALRALYSEQPVGSDLWVALGWCVGILLVAYFFANLTYRRKIS; this is encoded by the coding sequence ATGAGCGCTCACTTCTTCGGCGACACCACCGTCCTGCTGGGACGGTCGCTGCGCCACATCACCCGCAGCCTGGACACCATCATCACCACCGCGCTCATGCCGATCGCGATGATGCTGATGTTCGTCTACGTCTTCGGCGGCGCGATCAACACCGGATCCGCCTCCTACGTGAACTACCTGCTGCCCGGCATCCTGCTGATCACCGTGGCCTCCGGCATCTCCTACACCGCGTTCCGCCTGTTCATGGACATGCAGCGCGGGATATTCGAGCGGTTCCAGTCGATGCCGATCGCCCGCTCGTCCGTGCTGTGGGCCCACGTGCTCACCTCGCTGGTGGCCAACCTGATCTCGCTGGTGATCGTGGTGGGCGTCGCGCTGCTGATGGGCTTCCGCTCCAGCGCCGGGATCCTGGACTGGCTGGCGGTGGCGGGCATCCTGCTGCTGTTCACCCTGGCCCTGACCTGGCTCGCCGTCATTCCCGGGCTCACAGCGAAATCCGTGGACGGCGCGAGCGCCTTCTCCTACCCGCTGATCTTCCTGCCGTTCCTCAGCTCGGCGTTCGTGCCCACCACCACCATGCCCGGGCCGGTCCGCGCCTTCGCCGAGCACCAGCCGGTGACCTCCATCGTCAACGCGCTGCGCGCGCTCTACAGCGAGCAGCCCGTCGGCTCCGACCTCTGGGTCGCGCTCGGCTGGTGTGTCGGAATCCTGCTGGTCGCCTACTTCTTCGCCAACCTCACCTACCGTCGCAAAATCTCCTGA
- a CDS encoding serine hydrolase domain-containing protein, with product MAEQFRRRTLLGGAVGAAALTGLAATGGIASAGSDEQCVEEGWGKVADAFRANFTEGHGEVGAACSVYVGGRPVVDLWDGLADREANRPWRRNTIAQVASTTKGATAICAHLLAQRGLLDLDAPVARYWPEFAAGGKENILVRWLLSHQAGLPIVDGPLTFEEACAWHPVIRALEAQKPLWQPGTEHVYHAVTYGFLVGEVVRRITGKSLGTFFADEVARPLGLSAWIGLPERHEKRVARLHYTAPFTLDEFIAGMIKATGLDAETVTTWVNAMWAPGSVQARAGELGGALDNTSDYFTTRAWRAAEFPGGNMVADARSLARMYAATVSRVDGVRLLKPSTVRRMTEVQTDRTPMHGLPPGLNIPADRSFYMSLGFMRAAPPMPMAGPASFGHPGSGGSIAFADPEAEVGFGYTTNLWNFRPDDPRAENLARAVRSCLG from the coding sequence ATGGCTGAACAGTTCCGACGCCGGACCCTGCTGGGCGGCGCGGTGGGTGCCGCCGCGCTCACCGGCCTCGCCGCCACCGGTGGCATCGCCTCGGCGGGCAGTGACGAGCAGTGCGTCGAGGAGGGCTGGGGCAAGGTGGCCGACGCCTTCCGCGCGAACTTCACCGAAGGCCACGGCGAAGTCGGTGCCGCGTGCAGCGTCTACGTGGGTGGCAGGCCGGTGGTGGACCTGTGGGACGGCCTCGCCGACCGCGAGGCGAACCGGCCGTGGCGCCGGAACACCATCGCCCAGGTCGCCTCCACCACCAAGGGCGCCACCGCGATCTGCGCCCACCTGCTGGCGCAGCGCGGCCTGCTCGACCTGGACGCGCCGGTGGCCAGGTACTGGCCGGAGTTCGCCGCCGGTGGCAAGGAGAACATCCTGGTGCGCTGGCTGCTCTCGCACCAGGCCGGACTGCCCATTGTGGACGGTCCGCTGACCTTCGAGGAGGCGTGCGCCTGGCATCCGGTCATCCGTGCGCTCGAGGCGCAGAAGCCGTTGTGGCAGCCCGGCACGGAGCACGTCTACCACGCCGTCACCTACGGTTTCCTGGTCGGCGAGGTGGTGCGGCGCATCACCGGCAAGTCGCTCGGCACCTTCTTCGCCGACGAGGTCGCCCGTCCGCTCGGGCTGAGCGCCTGGATCGGGTTGCCGGAACGGCACGAGAAGCGGGTGGCGCGGCTGCACTACACCGCGCCGTTCACCCTGGACGAGTTCATCGCGGGCATGATCAAGGCCACCGGGCTCGACGCGGAAACGGTCACCACCTGGGTCAACGCCATGTGGGCGCCGGGCTCGGTCCAGGCCCGCGCCGGTGAACTCGGTGGCGCGCTGGACAACACGTCGGACTACTTCACCACGCGTGCCTGGCGCGCGGCGGAGTTCCCGGGCGGGAACATGGTCGCCGACGCGCGGTCGCTGGCCAGGATGTACGCGGCCACGGTGAGCCGGGTCGACGGGGTGCGGCTGCTGAAGCCGTCCACGGTCCGGCGGATGACCGAGGTGCAGACCGACCGGACGCCGATGCACGGCCTGCCGCCGGGCCTGAACATCCCGGCGGACCGCTCGTTCTACATGTCGCTCGGCTTCATGCGGGCCGCCCCGCCGATGCCGATGGCCGGGCCGGCGTCGTTCGGCCACCCCGGCTCGGGCGGCTCGATCGCCTTCGCCGACCCGGAAGCCGAGGTGGGCTTCGGGTACACCACGAACCTGTGGAACTTCCGGCCGGACGACCCGCGGGCGGAGAACCTGGCCAGGGCCGTGCGCTCCTGCCTCGGCTGA
- a CDS encoding class I SAM-dependent methyltransferase, with translation MERTARWHRYWNRKSAHYDREMGFWDRRLFGDSREWACGRAEGEVLEVAVGTGLNLPYYPGDVVVTGIDLSERMLEIAETRAAELGREVVLRRADAHALPFGAESFDTVVCTFGLCAIPDPDAAIGEMLRVLKPGGRLILVDHVASSSWPVRIGQRLVELLTVPLAGEHFSRRPLLHLRARQVEIQQRQRFKLGLVERLVAGKAG, from the coding sequence GTGGAACGGACGGCCCGCTGGCACCGGTACTGGAACCGCAAGTCGGCGCACTACGACCGCGAGATGGGCTTCTGGGACCGGCGGCTCTTCGGCGACTCACGCGAATGGGCCTGCGGCCGCGCCGAGGGGGAGGTGCTGGAGGTTGCCGTCGGGACCGGGTTGAACCTGCCGTACTACCCCGGCGACGTGGTGGTCACCGGCATCGATCTCAGCGAGCGGATGCTGGAGATCGCCGAGACGCGGGCCGCCGAACTGGGACGTGAGGTGGTGCTGCGGCGGGCCGACGCGCACGCCCTGCCGTTCGGCGCCGAGTCCTTCGACACCGTGGTCTGCACGTTCGGGCTGTGCGCGATCCCGGACCCCGACGCCGCCATCGGCGAGATGCTCCGGGTGCTGAAGCCGGGCGGGCGCCTGATCCTGGTCGACCACGTCGCCAGCTCGTCCTGGCCCGTCCGGATCGGGCAGCGGCTGGTGGAACTGCTCACCGTGCCGCTCGCCGGTGAGCACTTCTCCCGTCGGCCGCTGCTCCACCTGCGGGCCCGGCAGGTGGAGATCCAGCAGCGGCAACGGTTCAAGCTGGGCCTGGTGGAACGGCTCGTCGCCGGCAAGGCGGGGTGA
- a CDS encoding metal-sensitive transcriptional regulator, with product MHGYSQDKDAYLKRLRRIEGQVRGLQRMVEQDKYCIDILTQVSAVTKALQSFSLGLLDEHLATCVVDAAAAGGPEAEVKLREASDAIARLVRS from the coding sequence ATGCACGGCTACAGCCAGGACAAGGACGCCTACCTCAAGCGACTCCGGCGCATCGAGGGCCAGGTCCGGGGGCTGCAGCGCATGGTCGAGCAGGACAAGTACTGCATCGACATCCTGACCCAGGTCTCCGCGGTGACCAAGGCGCTGCAGTCGTTCTCACTCGGGCTGCTCGACGAACACCTGGCCACCTGCGTCGTGGACGCCGCAGCCGCCGGCGGCCCCGAAGCCGAAGTCAAACTCCGCGAAGCCTCCGACGCCATCGCCAGGCTCGTCCGCTCATAA
- a CDS encoding TetR/AcrR family transcriptional regulator translates to MQAEVGRRERKKQVTRQALVAAAVRLFTERGYDRTGVADIAEAADVSKRTFFLHFPSKEDVLLADGETRIELAVEVIERRRPGAPLREVLAEAVTSMIANTAGGDLPNGLAALRAQLVVTTPAVQARVLHALFTAQTRIAAALRRAYPEQLNEVTAASVVGAVTGAVSAAAVASLGRGESAEETRAAMLAAAELALGCVDSL, encoded by the coding sequence GTGCAGGCAGAAGTGGGGCGCCGGGAACGCAAGAAGCAGGTGACGCGGCAGGCGCTGGTGGCGGCGGCCGTCCGCCTGTTCACCGAGCGGGGTTACGACCGGACGGGCGTGGCCGACATCGCGGAGGCCGCCGACGTCAGCAAGCGCACCTTCTTCCTGCACTTCCCGTCCAAAGAGGACGTTCTGCTGGCGGACGGCGAGACGCGGATCGAGCTGGCCGTCGAGGTCATCGAGCGACGGCGGCCCGGCGCGCCGCTGCGCGAGGTGCTGGCCGAAGCCGTGACGAGCATGATCGCCAACACCGCGGGCGGCGACCTGCCGAACGGGCTCGCGGCGCTGCGGGCTCAACTGGTGGTGACCACGCCCGCGGTGCAGGCGCGCGTGCTGCACGCCCTGTTCACCGCGCAGACCCGGATCGCCGCGGCACTGCGTCGCGCGTACCCGGAGCAGCTCAACGAGGTCACCGCGGCGAGTGTGGTCGGGGCGGTGACTGGTGCGGTGAGTGCCGCGGCGGTGGCCAGTCTCGGGCGTGGTGAGTCAGCTGAGGAAACGCGTGCCGCGATGCTGGCTGCGGCGGAGCTGGCGTTGGGGTGTGTGGATTCGTTATGA
- a CDS encoding SDR family NAD(P)-dependent oxidoreductase has protein sequence MGELTGRTVLVTGAGRGIGRTEALHLAAAGANVVVNDPGVEIDGSGGDRGVAEAVVAEIRARGGRAVADTGSVADWADARRMVELAVAEFGELHAVVNNATIEVNKGLERLSEAEFDNVVAVKLKGTFAVSHWAAAHWRARFDAGDRTDRAIVNTASGSGLLNPLPTQTNYAAANAGVAAMTTVHALELRRLGVRVNCVSPSMVRTRLTTPVPGMDQAPPDGAPDPKDPAVVAPLVAYLVSDGCPLTGQVLSVRGGTIAVNHGWSRGAQLTSESPVWTVPELAAGLATLALEDPFDRLATALGGALGAHGREEFEAMVNAELERH, from the coding sequence ATGGGCGAGTTGACCGGGCGAACGGTGCTGGTGACCGGGGCCGGACGCGGGATCGGGCGGACGGAGGCGCTGCACCTCGCGGCCGCCGGGGCGAACGTGGTGGTGAACGATCCCGGCGTGGAGATCGACGGCAGCGGTGGCGACCGCGGTGTCGCCGAAGCCGTGGTCGCCGAGATCCGCGCGCGAGGTGGGCGGGCCGTGGCCGACACCGGCAGCGTCGCCGACTGGGCGGACGCGCGGCGCATGGTCGAGCTGGCCGTCGCCGAGTTCGGCGAGCTGCACGCGGTGGTCAACAACGCCACGATCGAGGTCAACAAGGGGCTGGAACGGCTCAGCGAAGCCGAATTCGACAACGTGGTCGCGGTGAAGCTGAAGGGCACCTTCGCGGTGAGCCACTGGGCGGCGGCGCACTGGCGCGCCCGGTTCGACGCCGGTGACCGCACCGACCGCGCCATCGTGAACACCGCGTCCGGCTCCGGGCTGCTCAATCCCCTGCCCACGCAGACGAACTACGCGGCGGCGAACGCCGGCGTCGCGGCCATGACCACCGTGCACGCGCTGGAACTGCGGCGGCTCGGGGTCCGCGTGAACTGCGTCAGCCCGTCGATGGTGCGCACCCGGCTGACCACCCCGGTGCCCGGCATGGACCAGGCGCCGCCGGACGGCGCACCGGATCCGAAGGACCCCGCAGTGGTGGCGCCGCTCGTTGCCTACCTGGTCAGCGACGGGTGCCCGCTGACCGGTCAGGTGCTGTCGGTGCGCGGTGGCACGATCGCGGTCAACCACGGCTGGTCACGCGGCGCGCAGCTCACCTCGGAAAGTCCTGTGTGGACAGTCCCCGAACTCGCGGCAGGCCTGGCCACGCTGGCCTTGGAGGATCCGTTCGACCGCCTGGCCACCGCGCTCGGCGGTGCGCTCGGCGCCCACGGCCGCGAGGAGTTCGAAGCGATGGTCAACGCCGAACTCGAGCGGCACTAA
- a CDS encoding helix-turn-helix transcriptional regulator: MRADRLVSLVLLLRQRGRLTADALARELEVSTRTVLRDIDALSAAGVPVYAERGRHGGFALLPGFRTELTGLNHEEALALLTAGSGRGEQAFGLGSALASAMRKVVDALPEGHRSTASDAAQRFLVEPETDLLSRRPVVEEVPGAVMLEIRRAVLAGRKLRIHYAAAGQPPRWRTVDPIGLVTVRDRGYLLATRGGADRTYRLSRVLAAEELPEPAQRPNQVDLDRAWRERCAQFLSSDHIAVLVRVKPARREQLLSTAVAVRAAEPDDDGWLRLEATFQDLWHAEWALWQLGTDAEALTPQELRASLHDRAAAIAARYRGSP, encoded by the coding sequence ATGCGTGCCGACCGGCTGGTCTCGCTGGTGCTCCTGCTGCGGCAACGCGGCCGCCTGACCGCGGACGCGCTGGCCCGCGAGCTGGAGGTGTCCACCCGGACCGTGCTGCGCGACATCGACGCGCTGTCCGCGGCCGGTGTCCCGGTCTACGCCGAACGCGGGCGCCACGGCGGTTTCGCCTTGCTGCCCGGGTTCCGGACCGAGCTGACCGGGCTGAACCACGAAGAGGCGCTGGCCCTGCTGACCGCCGGATCGGGACGCGGTGAGCAGGCGTTCGGCCTCGGCTCGGCGCTCGCGTCGGCCATGCGCAAGGTGGTCGACGCGCTGCCCGAAGGCCATCGGTCCACCGCGAGCGACGCGGCTCAGCGGTTCCTCGTCGAGCCGGAGACCGACCTCCTTTCGCGCCGCCCGGTTGTCGAGGAGGTGCCCGGCGCGGTGATGCTCGAGATCCGGCGCGCCGTGCTGGCCGGGCGCAAGCTGCGCATCCACTACGCGGCCGCGGGCCAGCCACCGCGGTGGCGCACGGTGGACCCGATCGGCCTGGTCACCGTGCGGGACCGCGGTTACCTGCTGGCCACGCGGGGCGGCGCGGATCGCACCTACCGGCTGTCGCGGGTGCTGGCCGCCGAGGAACTCCCCGAACCGGCGCAGCGCCCGAACCAGGTCGATCTGGACCGGGCCTGGCGGGAACGTTGCGCGCAGTTCCTGTCCAGCGACCACATCGCCGTGCTGGTGCGGGTCAAACCGGCGCGCCGGGAGCAACTGCTGAGCACCGCGGTCGCCGTCCGCGCCGCGGAACCCGACGACGACGGCTGGCTGCGGCTGGAGGCGACGTTCCAGGACCTGTGGCACGCCGAGTGGGCGCTGTGGCAGCTCGGCACGGACGCGGAAGCCTTGACACCGCAGGAATTGCGCGCCTCGCTGCACGATCGCGCCGCCGCGATCGCCGCCCGCTACCGCGGTTCGCCGTGA
- a CDS encoding RidA family protein yields MALERAAINPVPWSLELGFNQGELVAGQTRTLYCSGQTAMDGDGKPQHEGDVAAQLALSLDNLEAVLGGAGMTLANLVRLNVYTTDVDQLFPHYGVLAARLGAAGVSPTTTMLGVTRLAVPGQLVELEGTAVA; encoded by the coding sequence GTGGCACTAGAACGAGCGGCGATCAACCCGGTGCCGTGGTCGCTGGAGCTGGGGTTCAACCAGGGTGAGCTGGTCGCCGGGCAGACGCGGACGCTGTACTGCTCCGGGCAGACCGCGATGGACGGCGACGGCAAGCCCCAGCACGAGGGGGATGTGGCCGCGCAGCTGGCGCTGAGCCTGGACAACCTGGAGGCCGTGCTCGGCGGGGCGGGCATGACGCTGGCCAATCTTGTCCGGCTGAACGTCTACACCACCGACGTCGACCAGCTGTTCCCGCACTACGGCGTGCTGGCCGCGCGGCTGGGCGCCGCCGGGGTGTCGCCGACCACCACCATGCTCGGCGTGACCCGGCTCGCCGTGCCGGGTCAGCTGGTCGAACTCGAAGGCACCGCCGTCGCCTGA